Proteins encoded by one window of Thermococcus sp.:
- a CDS encoding phosphoribosyltransferase, producing the protein MKKFPAYLASWVDIERWAKEGAWKVLEDGWRPDVIVGLARGGWVPARLYCDYLGVKDLVSLKVEHWGVTATPDGKARLKYGSNYNLEGKRVLIVDDISDTGESLTLAKNYVENQKPDEIRTATLLTIKGSRFKPDYFGEEIDWAWIVFPWNFVEDMINLVNNILEEKEAVSTDEIVELFRELHGMDVPKGKLEEALRIAERRKVFKFRDGKWRKA; encoded by the coding sequence ATGAAGAAGTTTCCGGCGTATCTCGCTTCTTGGGTGGACATTGAAAGATGGGCTAAGGAAGGGGCCTGGAAGGTTCTGGAGGATGGATGGAGGCCGGACGTTATAGTCGGCCTCGCCCGCGGTGGATGGGTTCCGGCAAGGCTCTACTGCGACTATCTTGGCGTTAAGGACCTGGTGAGCCTCAAGGTCGAGCACTGGGGCGTTACTGCAACACCGGACGGCAAGGCCAGGCTTAAGTACGGTAGCAACTATAATCTGGAGGGCAAGAGGGTTCTCATTGTCGATGATATCAGCGACACCGGTGAAAGCCTAACCCTCGCGAAGAACTACGTGGAGAACCAAAAACCTGATGAGATAAGAACCGCGACGCTACTCACAATCAAGGGCTCGCGCTTTAAGCCGGACTACTTCGGTGAGGAGATAGACTGGGCTTGGATAGTCTTTCCCTGGAACTTCGTCGAGGACATGATTAACCTGGTAAACAACATCCTTGAGGAGAAGGAAGCGGTTTCTACCGACGAAATAGTCGAGCTCTTCAGGGAACTCCATGGTATGGACGTGCCAAAGGGAAAGCTCGAGGAGGCCCTCAGAATTGCGGAGAGGAGGAAAGTTTTTAAGTTCCGCGACGGGAAATGGCGCAAAGCCTGA
- a CDS encoding SDR family oxidoreductase, whose protein sequence is MIGIDLSGKLAFTTASSKGIGFGVARVLAKAGADVILLSRNEENLRKAREKIKAESDVEVHYIVADLTKRKDLERTVRELKNIGEPDIFFFSTGGPKPGYFMEMDMEDWEGAVKLLLYPAVYLTKALVPAMERKGFGRIIYSTSVAIKEPIPNIALSNVVRISMAGLVRTLAKELGPKGITVNGIMPGIIRTDRMIQLAKDRAEREGKTVEKALEDYAKPIPLGRLGEPEEIGYLVAFLASELGSYINGAMIPVDGGRLNSVF, encoded by the coding sequence ATGATTGGGATAGACCTCTCTGGAAAGCTGGCCTTCACAACTGCATCAAGCAAGGGCATAGGCTTCGGCGTAGCCAGGGTTCTCGCAAAGGCTGGTGCAGACGTAATTCTGCTCTCTAGGAACGAGGAAAACCTGAGAAAGGCGAGGGAGAAGATAAAGGCTGAGAGCGACGTTGAGGTTCACTACATAGTCGCCGACCTTACAAAGCGCAAAGACCTTGAGAGAACGGTGAGAGAGCTCAAAAACATAGGTGAGCCGGATATCTTTTTCTTCTCCACCGGCGGGCCAAAGCCCGGTTACTTCATGGAGATGGACATGGAGGACTGGGAAGGGGCTGTTAAGTTACTCCTTTACCCCGCGGTCTACCTGACAAAGGCCCTCGTTCCGGCCATGGAGAGAAAGGGCTTTGGCAGGATAATATACTCCACGAGCGTGGCCATAAAGGAGCCTATTCCGAACATAGCCCTCAGCAACGTCGTCAGGATTTCGATGGCCGGCCTCGTTAGAACGCTCGCCAAGGAGCTCGGACCAAAGGGGATAACCGTTAACGGAATAATGCCGGGCATAATAAGAACCGACAGGATGATACAGCTGGCCAAGGACAGGGCCGAAAGGGAAGGGAAGACCGTTGAGAAAGCCCTTGAGGATTACGCGAAGCCGATACCCCTCGGGAGGCTTGGCGAGCCTGAGGAGATAGGCTACCTCGTGGCATTCCTCGCGAGCGAGCTGGGAAGCTACATAAACGGCGCCATGATTCCGGTTGACGGTGGAAGGCTTAACTCGGTGTTCTAA
- a CDS encoding antibiotic biosynthesis monooxygenase translates to MPIMRLWHGRVPREKGDAYERFLIEKAVPDYSSVDGLLKLYFTRRDVKNEIHFLLVTIWDSWEVIKKFAGENPELA, encoded by the coding sequence ATGCCGATTATGAGGCTCTGGCACGGTCGCGTTCCGAGGGAGAAGGGCGACGCCTATGAGAGATTTCTCATCGAGAAGGCCGTTCCCGACTACAGCTCGGTTGATGGACTTTTAAAGCTCTACTTCACGAGAAGGGACGTGAAAAACGAAATCCACTTCCTCTTGGTTACCATCTGGGACTCGTGGGAGGTCATCAAAAAGTTCGCCGGCGAGAACCCCGAGCTGGCCTAG